Proteins co-encoded in one Spirosoma endbachense genomic window:
- a CDS encoding purple acid phosphatase family protein, with amino-acid sequence MIRLTLLHVIWIVSLTVVVTASVAQTVTRSPYLQTVTPTGITIRWRTDQPTNSRVRFGSNAGQLNQETTDPTATTEHIVTLTGLQPASRYYYAIGSSAGDLMTSSDQYFQTSPTSGSTVPVRIWALGDFGVGTANANQNAVLNHYRQAAQSHPADIWLWLGDNAYNQGFDAQYQQNLFDIYTDILKHVPVWSTPGNHEYIDNPNNLNIDYFNLVSVPQQAEAGGVPSGSKLNYSFNYANIHFVSLDSEGNDGSRLYDPAGRQAQWLVSDLAANHQPWTIVFFHHPPYTKGSHNSDTENDLIQIRQQLLPILEQYQVDLVLSGHSHLYERSYLMKGHYGQANTFDLNQHAVSTSNARYDGSPNSCPIINKQAGTIYVVSGSGGQLGGQSVGYPHQAMVYSDNQVGGSMLIDVNDNRLDAQWLAADGTVRDKFTVFKKVSQRRYFLTIPDKPLTLAASWPGNYTWNSGQTSRTVSVSPAVSTTYTVTDQSGCLTDVFTVDVDNSTDTNLKFEGQLTINPNPTTGATAIKVSIPAPQTIDLHVTDNQGLVIFEKQYVNTAEVNEQINLTVPGDYLFIARVGSQVLARMNFKL; translated from the coding sequence ATGATCCGTCTAACTCTCCTTCATGTCATTTGGATTGTCAGCCTGACAGTGGTTGTAACGGCTTCGGTGGCGCAAACCGTTACGCGTTCACCTTATCTGCAGACGGTTACACCAACGGGCATAACGATTCGCTGGCGTACCGATCAACCGACCAACAGCCGCGTTCGCTTTGGTAGTAACGCCGGTCAGCTTAATCAGGAAACTACCGATCCCACTGCAACGACTGAGCACATTGTTACACTAACCGGCTTACAACCGGCGAGTCGTTATTATTATGCCATCGGCTCGTCGGCGGGTGATTTAATGACCTCCAGTGATCAGTATTTTCAAACATCACCAACTTCAGGGTCTACGGTTCCTGTCCGTATCTGGGCGCTGGGCGATTTTGGCGTTGGTACGGCCAATGCCAACCAAAATGCCGTTTTAAATCACTACCGGCAAGCCGCGCAAAGCCATCCCGCCGATATCTGGCTCTGGCTGGGCGATAATGCTTATAATCAGGGATTTGACGCGCAGTACCAGCAAAACCTCTTTGATATCTATACCGATATTTTGAAGCATGTTCCGGTCTGGTCTACACCGGGGAACCATGAATACATCGATAACCCCAACAATTTAAATATTGACTATTTCAATCTGGTCAGTGTTCCGCAGCAGGCCGAAGCTGGTGGGGTGCCTTCCGGATCGAAACTCAACTATTCGTTCAATTATGCGAATATTCATTTCGTTTCGCTGGATTCTGAAGGAAATGATGGTTCACGACTCTACGATCCGGCGGGTCGGCAGGCGCAATGGCTTGTCAGCGATTTAGCCGCTAATCATCAGCCCTGGACAATTGTTTTTTTTCACCATCCGCCCTACACCAAAGGCTCGCATAATTCGGATACCGAAAACGATTTAATTCAGATACGCCAGCAACTGCTTCCTATCCTGGAGCAGTATCAGGTCGATCTGGTCTTATCAGGGCATAGCCATCTTTATGAGCGCAGCTATCTCATGAAAGGACATTATGGTCAGGCCAATACATTCGATCTAAACCAGCATGCTGTATCGACAAGCAATGCCCGGTATGATGGTTCGCCCAATTCCTGCCCGATAATCAACAAACAGGCCGGTACGATCTATGTGGTCAGTGGCAGCGGTGGGCAACTGGGTGGGCAGTCGGTTGGTTATCCGCACCAGGCTATGGTTTATTCGGATAATCAGGTGGGCGGTTCAATGCTGATCGATGTAAACGACAATCGACTCGATGCACAGTGGTTGGCTGCCGATGGAACCGTACGAGACAAATTCACCGTTTTTAAAAAGGTTAGCCAGCGCCGTTATTTCCTGACAATTCCCGATAAACCGCTGACACTGGCGGCTTCATGGCCCGGAAATTATACGTGGAATTCCGGGCAAACCAGCCGAACCGTCAGTGTGTCGCCCGCGGTGTCAACAACCTATACCGTCACCGATCAGTCTGGTTGTTTAACGGATGTTTTTACAGTCGATGTCGACAATTCGACGGATACGAACCTGAAGTTTGAGGGACAACTGACGATCAATCCAAACCCTACCACAGGAGCAACGGCCATTAAGGTGTCGATTCCCGCTCCCCAGACTATTGATTTGCACGTGACCGATAATCAGGGGCTTGTCATCTTCGAGAAACAATACGTCAACACCGCCGAAGTCAATGAGCAGATTAACCTTACGGTTCCTGGTGACTATCTGTTCATTGCGCGTGTTGGATCGCAGGTGCTCGCCCGAATGAATTTCAAGCTATAA
- a CDS encoding DUF4468 domain-containing protein, whose translation MHTLSFGLLMASLLSSVFATTLSPSSVTDGKLHGILPVVNQKVTYSEVVDCGSVSQVDLFRRARLWIAQSSSSSTSTFSLNDKETGDLVSRGKQVVSMPRSESFAGGVFSFRYSFVIECSNRKYRATITQIDVEDGNSDKLTPIEVYSQRNEKDLQLIYQELDKQLKGTLQLLQENVKNYKGF comes from the coding sequence ATGCATACATTATCCTTTGGCTTATTGATGGCCAGTTTACTAAGCTCTGTTTTCGCAACCACACTAAGCCCATCGTCGGTAACTGATGGGAAATTGCACGGCATACTACCAGTAGTCAACCAGAAAGTGACGTATTCCGAGGTCGTCGATTGTGGCAGTGTGTCGCAGGTCGACCTGTTCCGGCGCGCCAGATTATGGATTGCTCAGTCGTCGTCGTCGTCGACCAGTACCTTTTCACTGAACGACAAAGAAACCGGCGATCTGGTAAGTCGGGGAAAACAGGTCGTCAGTATGCCCCGTTCGGAGAGTTTTGCCGGTGGTGTGTTTTCCTTCCGCTATAGTTTCGTCATCGAATGCAGCAACCGTAAATACCGGGCAACCATTACGCAGATCGACGTAGAAGATGGGAACAGTGATAAATTAACACCGATCGAGGTCTATTCGCAACGCAACGAAAAAGACCTTCAGCTTATCTATCAGGAACTTGATAAGCAGCTTAAAGGCACGCTGCAACTGCTTCAGGAAAACGTTAAAAACTATAAAGGTTTCTAG
- a CDS encoding DUF6624 domain-containing protein, whose translation MEVKIAQELIQLATHDLAVREQLLQENKLSNGYNPSMEAVHRANAVRLREIIGQIGWPTRSKVGEEASEAAWLIVQHAIGEALFMKSCYELMIVVGDDINPQHLAYLYDRICFFTGKPQRYGTQYDKDKLFPVEDKAAVNKLRAEISLPIITEQRIAEAIEAGNPADLHTDADFREWRRKAGWLSE comes from the coding sequence ATGGAAGTCAAAATCGCTCAGGAACTCATTCAATTGGCTACCCATGATTTGGCCGTTCGGGAGCAATTGCTTCAGGAAAACAAGCTGTCGAACGGCTATAATCCGAGCATGGAAGCCGTTCATCGGGCCAATGCTGTCCGGCTCAGGGAGATCATTGGTCAGATTGGCTGGCCAACCCGATCGAAAGTAGGCGAAGAAGCCAGCGAAGCCGCCTGGCTCATTGTGCAACATGCTATTGGCGAGGCTTTGTTTATGAAATCCTGTTATGAGTTGATGATCGTTGTTGGCGATGACATCAATCCGCAGCATTTGGCCTATCTATATGATCGAATCTGCTTTTTTACCGGCAAGCCGCAACGGTATGGCACCCAGTACGATAAGGATAAACTATTTCCCGTTGAGGATAAGGCAGCGGTAAATAAGCTACGGGCTGAAATCAGCCTCCCGATCATCACCGAACAACGTATTGCTGAAGCAATTGAAGCGGGCAACCCGGCTGATCTTCACACCGATGCAGACTTCCGTGAATGGCGTCGGAAAGCCGGGTGGCTTTCTGAATGA
- a CDS encoding glyoxalase superfamily protein produces the protein MKLAKTVPILYSASVTRSLAYYVDVLGFDNKWEWENPPTFGGVVKNDVEIFFCLDGQGHPETWIYLIIDDVDAYYETIKAKGALVVSPPESMPWNMREMFVNDPDGHIIRIGHRIECHPIP, from the coding sequence ATGAAACTAGCGAAAACCGTACCTATTCTATATTCGGCCAGCGTGACCAGGAGCCTTGCCTATTACGTCGATGTGTTAGGCTTTGATAATAAATGGGAGTGGGAAAATCCACCCACCTTCGGGGGCGTGGTGAAAAATGACGTGGAGATTTTCTTCTGTCTGGACGGTCAGGGTCATCCTGAAACATGGATTTACCTGATCATCGATGACGTGGATGCCTACTATGAAACCATCAAAGCGAAAGGGGCTCTGGTTGTGTCTCCACCCGAAAGTATGCCGTGGAACATGCGGGAGATGTTCGTCAACGACCCCGACGGACATATCATTCGGATTGGTCATCGGATAGAATGCCACCCTATTCCGTAA
- a CDS encoding DUF819 family protein, with translation MPKEPLITHDAIIVGILLALLALIFHTSRSEHRGWQKFYNWVPALLLCYIFPGAMNSFGIISGEQSKLYTVASQYLLPAALVLLTSTADLRSILRLGNKALLVFLAGTFGIVIGGPIALALVSSLSPEFRQQAIDQQLWKGLVTISGSWIGGSSSQIALKEIYGCSEALFVIILVVDAIVSNVWTACLIYGAAFSERIDRFLKADTSSIEEVKARILSYREERDKPADLTDLTTILALGFGGAAVAHALASWLTQTFQPHADWMRAHGLEPFLSNFLWVVILSTTLGIGLSFTRARQLEKLGTTDLSTLFIYFLIMTIGMRLDLSTISGNLGLFAVAIIWMLIHILIMFIAARVLKAPYFFVAVGSQANIGGVATAPAVASVFHPALAPVGVLLAVLSHVLGTYGGIACAWMMQLVQ, from the coding sequence ATGCCGAAAGAACCTCTGATTACTCACGATGCCATTATTGTGGGTATCCTGCTTGCACTGCTGGCTCTCATCTTTCACACCTCCCGATCTGAACATCGGGGCTGGCAGAAATTCTATAACTGGGTTCCTGCTCTCCTGCTTTGTTACATTTTTCCGGGAGCGATGAATAGCTTTGGTATTATTTCGGGTGAGCAATCGAAGCTCTATACAGTTGCCTCGCAGTATCTGCTGCCTGCTGCGCTGGTATTGCTGACATCTACCGCCGATCTGCGCTCTATACTACGGTTGGGCAACAAAGCATTACTGGTTTTTCTAGCTGGAACATTCGGTATCGTCATAGGAGGTCCAATCGCGTTGGCGCTGGTCAGTTCGTTATCGCCGGAGTTTCGCCAGCAGGCCATTGACCAGCAACTCTGGAAAGGGCTGGTCACAATTTCGGGTAGCTGGATAGGGGGTAGCAGTAGCCAGATCGCCTTAAAAGAAATTTATGGTTGCAGCGAAGCCCTGTTTGTCATTATTCTGGTCGTTGATGCGATCGTATCAAACGTCTGGACGGCTTGTCTGATCTATGGAGCAGCCTTTTCGGAGCGAATAGATCGGTTTCTGAAAGCCGACACATCGAGTATCGAAGAGGTAAAAGCGAGGATTTTAAGCTACCGGGAAGAACGCGATAAACCGGCCGATTTAACCGATTTAACGACCATTCTGGCCCTGGGTTTCGGCGGAGCAGCAGTTGCCCATGCCCTGGCTTCCTGGCTAACCCAAACGTTTCAACCGCATGCCGACTGGATGCGGGCACACGGGCTGGAACCGTTTCTGTCGAACTTCCTGTGGGTGGTGATTCTGTCAACGACACTGGGTATTGGGCTGTCGTTTACCCGCGCCCGACAGCTCGAAAAACTGGGTACAACGGACCTCTCGACCTTGTTTATTTACTTTCTGATCATGACAATCGGCATGCGGCTCGATCTGTCAACTATCAGCGGCAATCTCGGATTATTTGCTGTGGCCATAATCTGGATGCTCATCCACATCCTGATCATGTTTATAGCTGCCCGCGTCCTGAAGGCCCCTTATTTTTTCGTAGCAGTGGGCAGTCAGGCCAATATTGGAGGGGTTGCAACCGCTCCGGCGGTCGCTTCTGTTTTTCACCCGGCGCTGGCACCGGTTGGCGTTTTACTGGCCGTACTTAGCCATGTGCTGGGCACTTATGGAGGTATAGCCTGCGCCTGGATGATGCAACTTGTACAATAA
- a CDS encoding sensor histidine kinase, translating to MKRCSRFTIPIGFMVLLWVVVVPGWSQVVSDNSNPVDTQQLEKGKEISRLKTALQKKMSTVGEADSLLNVARELNYAPGQVIALCHLATLHIQQEQTEEAMKLFAKAGEAAGQIQDVEEAGWALGYIGRIQHDYRRTSPEIAVALSKVMTATGEAMKKASKRLGRKSLRTDRTIPVDITIEANPMALKKRFDNRSSPAISTDYLSSIPIPTYDPGLNRHIRIKAETIDRWVDTLINSARSNPKVVEQLTTRKKLRDSTKALSKAFAKEGDYAQAYRYFLQYSAYKDSLTAEATTRRLASLEYRQNLLKKEAQIQLLTKDRQLRDQESHRQRQYVFILIGCIALLVAFSLILTRNNRAKQRANRQLNEQKEALQQTLVKLKSTQDQLIQAEKMASLGELTAGIAHEIQNPLNFVNNFSEVSTELVTELIENRQSDQHDEELDTELINDLQQNLLKINQHGGRASAIVKGMLEHARTSSGERLPTDLNALTDEYFKLAYHGIRARESTFEARLITDYAPDLGPVTIVPQEVGRVLLNVFNNAFYAVQKRQQSNEPDYQPVVAVYTSQEADRVKIRIRDNGTGVPESIKQKIFQPFFTTKPTGQGTGLGLSLSYDIITKGHGGTFTLESEEGEFTELILTLPMSV from the coding sequence ATGAAACGGTGCTCTCGCTTTACTATCCCGATTGGCTTTATGGTGCTTTTGTGGGTAGTTGTCGTTCCTGGCTGGTCGCAGGTCGTTTCGGATAACAGCAATCCCGTCGATACGCAGCAGTTGGAAAAGGGAAAAGAAATTAGTCGACTGAAAACGGCCTTACAAAAAAAAATGAGCACCGTTGGTGAGGCCGATTCGCTGTTAAATGTGGCTCGCGAGCTGAATTATGCACCCGGACAGGTCATCGCATTATGCCACCTGGCAACGCTTCATATTCAGCAGGAGCAGACTGAAGAGGCAATGAAACTTTTCGCAAAAGCCGGGGAAGCCGCCGGACAGATTCAGGATGTGGAAGAAGCAGGCTGGGCACTGGGATATATAGGACGTATTCAGCACGATTATCGCCGAACATCGCCTGAGATAGCCGTTGCGTTGAGTAAGGTGATGACTGCAACAGGGGAGGCTATGAAAAAGGCTTCGAAGCGACTGGGCAGGAAGTCGTTGCGGACAGACCGAACGATTCCCGTTGATATAACGATAGAGGCTAATCCGATGGCCCTAAAAAAACGGTTTGATAATCGATCGTCGCCTGCTATTTCGACTGATTATCTGAGTTCAATTCCCATCCCAACCTATGATCCTGGCCTGAATCGGCACATTCGAATTAAGGCGGAAACGATTGATCGATGGGTCGATACATTAATCAATTCGGCCAGAAGCAATCCGAAGGTTGTGGAGCAACTTACGACCCGCAAGAAACTTCGCGATTCAACCAAAGCGTTAAGCAAGGCGTTTGCAAAAGAGGGCGATTATGCGCAGGCTTACCGGTATTTTTTGCAGTACAGTGCCTATAAAGATAGCTTAACCGCCGAAGCGACCACGCGTCGACTGGCTTCGCTGGAATACAGGCAGAACCTCCTTAAAAAAGAAGCCCAGATTCAGCTATTGACAAAAGATCGCCAGCTACGGGATCAGGAGTCGCATCGGCAACGCCAGTATGTTTTTATCCTCATTGGCTGCATCGCGCTTTTGGTGGCTTTTTCGCTGATCCTGACCCGTAACAACCGGGCAAAGCAACGAGCGAATCGTCAGCTAAATGAACAGAAGGAAGCCCTTCAGCAAACGCTTGTCAAATTGAAATCAACCCAGGATCAGCTTATACAGGCGGAAAAAATGGCTTCGCTGGGTGAACTGACGGCTGGCATCGCTCATGAAATACAGAACCCCCTGAATTTCGTCAATAACTTTTCGGAGGTCAGCACCGAACTGGTCACGGAACTGATTGAAAACCGCCAGAGCGACCAACACGATGAGGAACTGGATACTGAACTCATTAACGATCTACAGCAGAATCTACTGAAGATAAACCAGCATGGTGGCCGGGCTTCGGCGATCGTAAAGGGCATGCTGGAACACGCCCGTACGAGTAGTGGTGAGCGACTGCCTACGGATCTGAATGCGTTAACCGACGAGTATTTTAAGCTGGCTTATCACGGCATACGGGCGAGAGAATCTACATTTGAGGCCAGGTTGATTACCGACTATGCCCCTGATTTGGGGCCGGTTACAATCGTTCCGCAGGAAGTGGGTCGGGTACTGCTCAATGTGTTCAATAATGCGTTTTATGCTGTCCAAAAGCGGCAGCAAAGTAATGAGCCAGACTACCAGCCAGTCGTTGCGGTATACACTAGCCAGGAAGCGGATCGTGTCAAAATACGAATTCGCGACAATGGCACAGGTGTTCCTGAATCGATAAAACAGAAAATATTTCAACCATTCTTTACAACCAAACCAACCGGACAGGGCACAGGTTTAGGCCTTTCGCTAAGCTATGATATCATAACCAAGGGTCATGGTGGAACCTTTACGCTGGAAAGCGAGGAGGGGGAGTTTACAGAACTGATCCTGACCTTACCAATGTCTGTTTAA
- a CDS encoding helix-turn-helix domain-containing protein, with protein MKLLSKQISISFMNIIARHPSAPLRLFIDKFWAVSAEKFDQQDIGLPVMRHEFMFNFSDHFSICQTDSKPLIDDQTTWVNSLYTHPQRSATRGRHETFGIFLKPWALYSLTNIPASEFTNQVVESSLIFHQPIKDLTEQLRETNDMQGKLALLECFLLNHFSGKDLPAYLPFAVDYLQKRPWHDGIVRDLARSIGISAKSLTQAFNKYVGVSPGRFLHIRLLNQVTADLANNPNQSLTELAHRHRFFDQAHLNHLFKSLTNLTPGQYQKQVLAGTIDKNDPCYIRQTT; from the coding sequence GTGAAGCTGTTGTCAAAACAGATTTCGATCTCGTTTATGAACATTATTGCCCGCCATCCTTCTGCACCGCTTCGGCTGTTTATCGACAAATTCTGGGCAGTTTCAGCCGAAAAGTTCGACCAGCAGGACATTGGTTTACCCGTGATGCGGCACGAGTTTATGTTCAACTTTTCGGATCATTTTTCGATTTGCCAAACCGACAGTAAACCGTTAATTGACGATCAGACAACCTGGGTCAACAGCCTTTATACGCACCCACAACGCAGCGCAACCCGTGGGCGACACGAAACGTTTGGCATTTTCCTGAAACCGTGGGCTCTTTATTCCCTGACGAATATTCCGGCTTCAGAATTTACCAATCAGGTTGTTGAAAGCAGTCTGATTTTTCACCAGCCCATTAAAGACCTGACCGAACAGTTGCGGGAAACAAATGACATGCAGGGCAAACTTGCCTTGCTCGAATGTTTTCTGCTGAATCATTTCTCGGGCAAAGACCTGCCCGCTTACCTGCCTTTCGCGGTGGATTACTTGCAAAAACGGCCGTGGCACGACGGAATCGTTCGGGATCTGGCTAGGTCAATTGGAATTAGCGCCAAATCATTAACGCAGGCATTCAACAAATACGTTGGGGTTTCGCCCGGTCGATTTCTGCACATACGACTTCTAAATCAGGTAACTGCCGATCTGGCCAACAACCCAAACCAATCCTTAACGGAACTCGCTCATCGCCATCGCTTCTTTGATCAGGCCCATCTGAACCATCTCTTCAAATCCTTAACTAACCTGACACCTGGCCAATATCAGAAACAGGTTCTGGCCGGAACGATCGACAAAAACGATCCCTGTTACATTCGCCAGACAACGTAA
- a CDS encoding dihydrofolate reductase family protein: protein MRTIKLFIATSLDSYIAGPNGEIDWLFTEGEYGYNAFLEGVDTTLMGNETYKLTKTFGDFPYKDLKNYVFTRNTAHPEEPYVQFITGEIAAFVQSLKEQSGKAIFLVGGGYINTVLLNAGLIDELQIFVHPIILGNGIPLFQPTETRHNWTFVASKAYERGLVELQYLKV from the coding sequence ATGCGAACGATAAAATTGTTCATTGCTACCAGCCTGGACAGTTACATTGCCGGACCCAACGGCGAAATTGACTGGTTGTTTACTGAAGGTGAATACGGCTACAATGCTTTTTTAGAGGGTGTTGATACAACTCTGATGGGCAACGAAACCTACAAGCTGACAAAAACATTCGGCGACTTTCCATACAAAGACCTGAAAAATTATGTCTTTACGCGCAACACAGCGCATCCGGAGGAGCCTTATGTACAGTTTATTACGGGCGAAATTGCTGCTTTTGTTCAATCGTTGAAAGAACAGAGTGGCAAGGCTATTTTTTTAGTCGGCGGAGGCTACATAAACACCGTTCTGCTCAACGCAGGACTGATCGACGAGCTCCAGATCTTCGTCCATCCGATTATTCTGGGAAACGGTATACCCCTATTTCAACCAACCGAAACACGACATAACTGGACGTTTGTTGCCAGCAAAGCCTATGAGCGTGGACTGGTTGAATTACAGTATTTGAAAGTGTAA
- a CDS encoding M81 family metallopeptidase, with the protein MKLVLFTLIAGFTFAGSAVAQSTSNPGVTRLPRIAIAGLGIESSTFSPAVTNEEAFHARYGAEVFNAYPFMVAIAPLRKKAVWLPAIVGKSLPGGAVTREAYESLVNKMLDSLKKYGPYDGLYFDIHGAMSVIGLDDPEGDLITRIRQVIGYKTLISTSMDLHGNVSWRLAQNTDLMTCYRMAPHEDAMQTKERAVVNLLERIKSGKGKPAYKALITVPILLPGEKTSTRIEPGKSLYHEVEPLADHQQGIVDAGIWIGYAWADEPRNHAAVMVVGDDKSSVTQAAEKLALNFWNVRSKFDFVAPTGTLEQCLAKAIPSQKRPFFISDTGDNPTAGGAGDVTWTLTQLLSKPEFRRADGPSLIYASIPDPGLVKKAMAAGVGGQVEGTAGAIVDHRFAAPVPLKGTVESIVEGDKDAEVEVVVKVGSIHVIVTRKRKPYHKEKDFTRLGLEPRKSDIVVVKIGYLEPELYAMQADWIMALTPGGVDQDLFRLPYKRIERPMFPFDKDMKTPDLSAKFVPLSGTAK; encoded by the coding sequence ATGAAACTTGTCCTCTTTACTCTGATAGCCGGGTTTACGTTCGCTGGTTCGGCAGTTGCCCAATCAACCAGTAACCCTGGAGTAACCCGATTGCCACGAATTGCAATCGCTGGTTTAGGCATTGAATCCAGTACATTTTCTCCGGCGGTTACCAATGAAGAAGCATTTCACGCCCGTTATGGCGCTGAAGTATTCAACGCGTATCCATTTATGGTAGCCATTGCTCCATTACGAAAAAAGGCAGTCTGGCTACCGGCCATCGTGGGTAAATCATTGCCTGGAGGGGCCGTAACAAGGGAAGCCTATGAGTCGCTGGTTAACAAAATGCTGGATTCTCTTAAAAAGTACGGCCCTTACGATGGCCTGTATTTTGATATTCACGGCGCTATGAGTGTCATCGGCCTCGACGATCCGGAAGGCGACCTGATTACCCGAATCAGGCAAGTGATCGGCTATAAAACCCTCATTTCTACATCCATGGATTTGCATGGGAATGTCTCCTGGCGATTGGCTCAAAATACAGATTTAATGACCTGTTATCGTATGGCCCCCCATGAAGATGCCATGCAAACCAAGGAACGGGCTGTGGTCAATTTGCTCGAACGAATTAAGAGCGGGAAAGGGAAGCCTGCTTATAAAGCCTTGATTACGGTACCAATTCTGTTGCCGGGCGAAAAAACGAGTACACGCATCGAGCCCGGTAAGAGTCTTTATCATGAGGTTGAGCCCCTGGCCGATCATCAGCAGGGCATTGTTGATGCAGGCATATGGATAGGCTATGCCTGGGCAGATGAACCGCGCAATCATGCAGCCGTCATGGTGGTCGGCGATGACAAGTCCAGCGTAACCCAGGCCGCGGAGAAATTAGCCCTTAATTTCTGGAATGTACGCTCAAAATTTGATTTTGTAGCACCTACTGGTACACTGGAGCAATGCCTGGCTAAAGCCATACCCAGCCAGAAACGTCCTTTTTTTATCAGTGATACGGGCGATAATCCGACAGCTGGTGGCGCTGGCGATGTGACCTGGACACTCACCCAGCTACTGTCAAAGCCGGAGTTTCGGCGGGCAGATGGCCCCTCGTTAATCTATGCATCGATCCCTGATCCGGGATTAGTGAAAAAGGCAATGGCAGCGGGCGTGGGCGGCCAGGTAGAGGGTACGGCGGGAGCCATTGTCGATCACCGTTTTGCCGCACCGGTTCCGCTCAAGGGTACGGTAGAGTCGATTGTCGAGGGCGACAAAGATGCTGAGGTGGAAGTAGTCGTGAAAGTGGGTAGTATTCACGTAATCGTTACCCGGAAACGTAAACCGTATCACAAAGAAAAGGACTTTACCCGCTTAGGTCTGGAACCAAGAAAATCGGATATCGTAGTGGTAAAAATTGGGTATCTCGAACCTGAACTTTACGCCATGCAAGCCGACTGGATTATGGCCTTGACGCCCGGTGGCGTTGATCAGGATTTATTTCGTCTACCGTACAAACGGATTGAGCGTCCGATGTTTCCGTTCGATAAAGACATGAAAACCCCTGACCTTTCGGCCAAATTTGTGCCTTTGTCCGGTACAGCGAAGTAG
- a CDS encoding DUF4468 domain-containing protein has protein sequence MKHYLWLAFYLLAGISYAQKRTYTLADMPFEIDSITGGVVYKGVIKTPGVTADQLFSQAKLVLSTLYPKDNQINQAEDQAKGLIRGRGRVFIPMNSTRVGETNWKAYYEVPIEIQVKDGEYSYLISSIDMVNKGKKTSLNTEISKDLPTIRQQVLSLEEYDRSLRSVRPFIKFIKELKRGMKPHSSDLFSWLR, from the coding sequence ATGAAGCACTATCTATGGTTGGCTTTTTACCTGCTGGCAGGAATTAGCTATGCCCAGAAGAGAACCTATACACTCGCCGATATGCCGTTTGAGATTGATTCAATAACGGGTGGGGTCGTCTACAAGGGTGTTATTAAAACTCCGGGGGTTACTGCCGATCAACTTTTTTCCCAGGCGAAATTGGTTTTATCGACCCTTTATCCGAAAGATAACCAGATTAATCAGGCTGAAGATCAGGCGAAGGGATTGATAAGAGGCAGAGGCCGGGTATTTATTCCCATGAATAGCACACGAGTTGGTGAAACCAATTGGAAGGCCTATTACGAAGTACCTATCGAAATACAGGTGAAAGACGGCGAATACAGCTACCTTATTTCGTCTATTGATATGGTAAATAAAGGGAAAAAGACCAGCCTGAATACGGAGATCAGTAAGGATTTGCCAACAATACGTCAACAGGTTCTTTCGCTGGAGGAATACGATCGATCCCTCCGCAGTGTAAGGCCATTTATCAAGTTCATAAAAGAATTAAAGCGGGGTATGAAACCTCATTCAAGTGATCTTTTTAGCTGGCTTCGCTAA
- a CDS encoding response regulator: METILVLTDNREQFNEQLGPTFQRIYARFTLKVRQIDASLLTDLLNGLPPLMILVDSCVDSLSFLKELKAHPVLRSVPVLMLRAIATRQKTSIELGTEKKYTSLFRQTGNSDRTLGIELPDQFN, from the coding sequence ATGGAAACGATACTGGTATTGACTGACAATCGCGAGCAGTTCAATGAGCAGCTTGGCCCAACGTTTCAACGGATCTATGCCCGCTTTACCCTGAAAGTCCGACAGATCGATGCCAGTCTTTTGACGGATTTACTGAATGGTCTTCCCCCACTAATGATTCTTGTCGATTCATGTGTTGATAGTCTCTCTTTTTTGAAAGAACTAAAGGCGCATCCCGTTTTACGCAGCGTGCCGGTTCTGATGTTAAGGGCTATTGCTACCCGGCAAAAAACCTCAATTGAGCTCGGCACGGAGAAGAAGTACACAAGCCTGTTTCGCCAAACCGGCAACTCCGATCGTACGCTGGGAATCGAATTGCCTGACCAGTTTAACTAA